One part of the Ochotona princeps isolate mOchPri1 chromosome 3, mOchPri1.hap1, whole genome shotgun sequence genome encodes these proteins:
- the CSNKA2IP gene encoding casein kinase II subunit alpha'-interacting protein, translating to MQSRSRHLAVSSLDTSKKVHNYSILSSSKPQVTVSEGFYNRAMRSPLPHSKYQPTPALDLLWRSPLRPTSRALNSHLSHLKSQTNPSDLNETSSALQLSQTALDLQLPSSKFQTASSNLDLCSTSPSLKSNRRDSSCLLSHLKNQESSSLNNAWTSPLLGLNQRAFSSTLLESKSHKTSLERLWTSLLECNQRSLSSPVLSIKSQSNEYFQTSPSLVTNQMAMSSLSPDSRPPKKTVLVSAPNDLSLPLSNPNLRKTLLSHSIHQSQSLPLFQSKSQSTATLDRYSRTYSSPHFHSKFQDTSVPSDKCRATDQPSPPVKSNVSGHLSSSSKYCIKNIAASALSYRLQSKSSFDFDANSESKKEILWTIDCSQPCIVKGGPVPDDVVNKIINSISKSTIQRDLCRQILFRRMRGKPNPRPGPRLSTTYMVCLACASCIKTQCEHLRGKKDPHCATLFVIPTPETTSEGKIEVKLVFILSIPETPFSSSLSFIMKGSQPDEVPDDNLEGMEKIQQIFPTSESDTIQDLNMKKKCLTVALENKVTNQQSQAVDWLFYVKKSSSQPQSQLPRPCSSSSSSSSSASSPSSVASSSSSSSSSSSALPLSAVPSMHSIKPTSSSCKLTKVLSYHRLPPGVSWLEFIRSRDHQPHLGKRNQNQSPFPSKKSVRHSAKTKRKKESNILLKFLHTKFQNEKS from the coding sequence ATGCAATCTCGTAGCAGGCACCTTGCAGTATCTTCATTAGACACCAGTAAGAAAGTTCACAACTATTCAATATTGTCTTCTTCCAAGCCTCAGGTCACAGTTTCAGAAGGCTTCTATAACAGGGCTATGAGATCTCCATTACCCCACTCTAAGTATCAACCCACACCTGCACTAGACCTCCTTTGGAGAAGTCCACTGCGGCCTACTTCTAGAGCCCTCAACTCACATTTATCCCACCTCAAATCTCAAACAAATCCATCAGACCTCAACGAGACTTCATCAGCACTGCAGCTCAGTCAAACAGCCCTAGACTTACAGTTACCTTCCTCCAAATTTCAAACTGCATCTTCAAATCTAGACCTTTGTTCAACATCACCTTCACTGAAGTCTAACCGGAGAGATTCTAGCTGTCTGTTATCTCACCTCAAAAATCAGGAATCATCCTCCTTGAATAATGCCTGGACATCACCTCTTTTGGGACTCAATCAAAGAGCATTTAGCTCAACATTACTAGAATCTAAATCTCATAAAACTTCATTAGAACGCCTTTGGACATCTTTACTGGAATGCAATCAAAGATCTTTGAGCTCACCAGTACTCAGCATCAAATCCCAATCAAACGAATATTTTCAAACTTCTCCTTCCTTGGTGACTAATCAAATGGCTATGAGTTCACTGTCACCTGACTCCAGACCTCCCAAAAAAACAGTATTGGTTTCTGCTCCCAATGATCTGAGTCTGCCATTGTCCAATCCAAATTTAAGAAAAACACTATTATCACATTCCATCCACCAATCTCAGAGTTTGCCATTGTTCCAGTCCAAATCCCAGTCAACAGCTACCCTAGATCGTTACTCCCGGACATACAGCTCACCGCATTTTCACTCAAAATTTCAGGATACTTCTGTACCAAGCGACAAATGCAGAGCCACAGATCAGCCTTCACCTCCTGTCAAGTCAAATGTCTCAGGCCATTTATCCTCAAGCTCCAAATATTGCATCAAGAACATAGCTGCTTCAGCACTGAGTTACAGACTCCAGAGTAAAAGCAGTTTTGATTTTGATGCAAATtcagaatcaaagaaagaaatcctgtggACTATAGACTGTAGTCAGCCATGCATTGTTAAAGGTGGACCTGTCCCTGATGATGTTGTAAATAAAATTATCAATTCTATCTCCAAGTCCACAATCCAGAGGGATCTTTGTAGGCAGATTCTGTTTCGAAGGATGAGAGGAAAGCCAAATCCTCGTCCTGGCCCCCGCCTTTCAACGACTTACATGGTTTGTTTAGCTTGTGCTTCCTGCATAAAAACTCAGTGTGAACATCTTAGAGGAAAGAAAGATCCACATTGTGCAACACTCTTCGTCATACCAACACCAGAGACTACTTCTGAGGGGAAAATAGAGGTGAAACTCGTTTTTATTCTTTCTATACCAGAGACTCCCTTCTCCTCTAGTCTCTCATTCATTATGAAAGGAAGTCAGCCTGATGAAGTACCTGATGACAACCTAGAAGGAATGGAGAAAAtacaacagattttccccacgtCTGAATCTGATACCATCCAGGACcttaatatgaagaaaaaatgttTGACGGTAGCCCTTGAAAACAAAGTTACAAACCAACAGTCTCAGGCTGTAGACTGGCTCTTTTATGTTAAGAAAAGTAGTTCTCAGCCACAATCCCAGCTCCCACGAccttgttcctcctcctcctcctcctcttcctcagcttCTTCCCCATCTTCTGTagcctcttcttcatcttcttcatcctcttcctcttctgccttACCCCTATCAGCTGTTCCTTCCATGCATTCCATCAAACCTACTAGTTCAAGTTGTAAACTCACTAAAGTGCTTAGTTATCACCGGTTGCCTCCAGGGGTCTCTTGGCTTGAGTTTATACGTAGTAGAGATCACCAACCACACCTTGGAAAACGAAATCAAAATCAATCACCATTTCCCTCCAAAAAATCTGTGAGGCATAGCGCCAAGaccaaaaggaaaaaggaatcaAACATACTACTCAAATTTCTCCATACAAAGTTTCAAAATGAGAAATCCTGA